A DNA window from Niabella yanshanensis contains the following coding sequences:
- a CDS encoding SusC/RagA family TonB-linked outer membrane protein gives MKKIIFILIAMVGIMSLGHTQDTARVAVTVSGTVINEQKEPLVGVTVTVKDQPGLGIPTNDKGEYTIKANKYQWLVFTSVGYDPMEVLIKDELVLNVTLKTADQKAMDEIVVTALGSQKKVTVTGAITSVDLTTLKTPTSSITNALAGNVAGVLAMQGSGQPGSNASEFWIRGISTFGAGTGALVMVDGFERSLTEINIEDIETFTVLKDASTTAIYGSRGANGVVLITTKKGKADKVSINGKYESSYSRRTFTPRFVDGSTYASLANEALTNRSEEAFYSPDDLHQIRYQLDPDLFPDINWMDMFLRPGAFTQRATLNFDGGGALARYFVSGSYINEGGMYETDENLKSYNTNANYKRWNYRANVDMNLTKTTLVRMGVSGSLGKQNLPGGNYSEIWASLMGQNPISIPIKYTTGQVASRGGGNLQNPWVLITQQGYIENWENKVQTNVTLEQNLKFITPGLRFVGRFAYDNNNNNFIRRMKWPEGWIAERQRLSSGELRLNRTIAEQLMIQQSSASSERWETLQGEFHYTKNIKRHNLGGVLQYTQEKKVNTGSYGADIMQGIERRNQRLAGRFTYNYQSRYMVDFNFGYNGSENFATGHQFGFFPAVSGAWNLAEEQFIQDNLKWMDMFKFRYSYGKVGNDIMRDGNTTIRFPYLAEFTSGTGYNWGDIESNNTFPGLLYSRIASTDITWEVATKHNLGLDFSLFGDRFGGALDYFHEQRDGIYMTRDFIPASVGIISRPRANLGSTLSKGFDGQLKYSQQINKVNFTVRGTMVYSRNEILEADEQFSNYPYRKRAGYRVNQNRGLVALGLFKDYEDIRNSPVQNFGGPKVAPGDIKYKDINGDGAIDDNDIVAIGATRYPNLTYGFGLSANWKGFDASVLFQGAGKSSFFINGYTIYPFNEGDWGNILTDLVESNRWILGENEDPNAVYPRLSYNGNPNNYRASSYWLRESSYLRLKTIDAGYTFPKVFTNRMGIKTMRLYLLGTNLLTFSKFKLWDPEMNSTNGQQYPLSKTITMGLTLNL, from the coding sequence ATGAAAAAAATAATATTTATACTGATAGCAATGGTTGGGATAATGTCCTTGGGCCATACGCAGGATACAGCACGGGTTGCCGTAACAGTTTCCGGTACGGTCATAAATGAGCAGAAAGAGCCGCTTGTAGGCGTGACTGTTACAGTAAAGGATCAACCCGGGCTGGGCATTCCCACCAACGATAAAGGAGAATATACCATAAAGGCTAATAAATATCAATGGCTGGTTTTTACATCGGTGGGTTACGACCCCATGGAGGTGTTGATCAAAGATGAGCTCGTGCTGAATGTTACCTTAAAAACTGCTGATCAAAAAGCAATGGATGAAATTGTTGTTACTGCATTGGGCAGCCAAAAGAAGGTAACAGTAACAGGTGCTATAACCAGTGTTGATTTAACCACACTGAAAACGCCTACCTCAAGTATTACCAACGCGCTGGCGGGAAACGTGGCCGGTGTATTAGCCATGCAGGGAAGCGGTCAGCCAGGCAGTAATGCTTCGGAATTCTGGATCAGGGGCATCTCTACTTTTGGTGCCGGTACCGGCGCGCTCGTAATGGTGGACGGTTTTGAAAGATCGCTTACAGAGATCAATATTGAAGATATAGAAACATTCACCGTTTTAAAAGATGCATCCACCACCGCTATTTATGGATCGCGTGGCGCCAACGGGGTGGTACTGATCACTACGAAAAAAGGGAAGGCAGACAAAGTGTCGATCAACGGTAAATATGAGAGTTCTTACAGCAGGCGTACCTTCACTCCCAGGTTTGTAGATGGCAGCACTTATGCCAGCCTGGCCAATGAAGCACTTACCAATAGGAGTGAAGAAGCTTTTTACAGCCCGGATGACCTGCACCAGATCAGATATCAACTGGATCCGGACCTCTTTCCTGATATTAATTGGATGGATATGTTTCTGAGACCTGGTGCTTTTACTCAGCGGGCAACGCTCAATTTTGATGGTGGCGGCGCCCTGGCACGCTACTTTGTATCGGGCAGTTACATTAACGAAGGGGGTATGTACGAAACTGATGAAAACCTGAAAAGCTATAATACGAATGCGAATTACAAAAGATGGAACTACCGCGCTAATGTCGATATGAATCTTACTAAAACAACACTGGTTCGCATGGGCGTAAGTGGTTCTTTAGGAAAGCAAAACCTGCCCGGGGGAAACTACAGTGAGATCTGGGCTTCGCTGATGGGGCAAAACCCTATCTCCATCCCTATAAAATATACAACAGGGCAGGTAGCTTCAAGGGGTGGAGGCAATTTGCAAAATCCCTGGGTGTTAATCACCCAACAGGGATATATTGAAAACTGGGAGAACAAAGTACAGACCAATGTCACGCTTGAGCAGAATCTAAAATTCATTACACCCGGGTTGCGCTTTGTGGGACGTTTTGCATACGACAATAACAATAACAATTTTATTCGTCGTATGAAATGGCCCGAAGGCTGGATAGCCGAGCGACAGCGACTATCTTCCGGAGAACTTCGCCTTAACCGTACCATTGCCGAACAGTTAATGATTCAGCAGTCAAGCGCGTCCAGTGAAAGATGGGAAACTTTACAGGGAGAATTTCATTATACCAAAAATATTAAGCGTCACAATTTAGGTGGCGTATTGCAATACACCCAGGAGAAAAAAGTGAACACCGGTAGTTATGGGGCTGACATCATGCAGGGTATTGAACGCCGCAATCAACGTCTTGCCGGCCGTTTCACCTATAACTATCAGTCACGATACATGGTTGATTTTAATTTTGGGTATAACGGTTCTGAAAACTTCGCTACCGGTCACCAGTTTGGCTTCTTCCCGGCAGTTTCGGGTGCTTGGAACCTGGCAGAGGAACAGTTTATACAGGATAACCTGAAGTGGATGGATATGTTTAAATTCCGCTACTCCTATGGTAAGGTAGGTAACGATATCATGAGAGACGGTAACACTACGATCCGCTTTCCCTACCTCGCTGAATTTACCAGCGGCACCGGGTATAACTGGGGCGATATAGAAAGTAACAATACCTTTCCCGGCCTTTTATACAGCAGGATAGCTTCGACTGATATCACCTGGGAAGTAGCCACCAAGCACAACCTGGGTCTCGACTTTTCCTTATTTGGAGACAGGTTTGGCGGCGCTCTTGACTATTTCCACGAGCAGCGTGACGGTATTTACATGACACGTGATTTTATACCGGCAAGTGTAGGCATCATTTCAAGACCTCGTGCCAACCTGGGATCTACTTTAAGTAAGGGTTTTGACGGCCAGTTGAAATATTCACAGCAAATCAACAAAGTGAATTTCACTGTTCGCGGAACCATGGTATATAGCCGTAATGAAATATTGGAGGCAGATGAACAGTTCAGTAACTACCCATATAGAAAACGTGCCGGATACAGAGTAAACCAAAACAGGGGACTTGTTGCTTTGGGGCTTTTCAAAGACTATGAAGATATCCGCAACAGCCCTGTTCAAAACTTCGGGGGACCCAAAGTTGCGCCCGGTGATATTAAATACAAGGATATCAATGGAGATGGCGCCATTGATGACAATGATATTGTTGCTATTGGCGCTACCCGTTATCCCAATCTTACTTACGGTTTTGGGCTATCGGCCAACTGGAAAGGGTTTGATGCCAGTGTTTTGTTCCAGGGTGCCGGTAAATCATCTTTCTTTATCAATGGATATACCATTTACCCGTTTAACGAGGGAGATTGGGGTAACATTCTAACTGATTTAGTAGAATCCAATCGCTGGATACTTGGTGAAAACGAAGATCCTAATGCAGTGTATCCGAGATTGAGCTACAACGGCAATCCAAATAATTATCGCGCTTCCAGCTATTGGTTACGTGAGAGCTCCTACTTGAGACTGAAGACAATAGACGCAGGATATACCTTCCCTAAAGTTTTCACCAACAGAATGGGTATTAAAACTATGCGTTTGTACCTGCTGGGCACCAACCTGCTTACCTTCTCCAAATTCAAACTCTGGGATCCCGAGATGAACAGTACCAACGGTCAGCAATACCCGTTGTCTAAAACAATCACCATGGGTTTAACCTTAAACCTGTAA
- a CDS encoding RagB/SusD family nutrient uptake outer membrane protein produces MTKRQITLGILLIAVIPVLSSCKKYLNVEHYFADRQSEERIFKNRDYTEQWLASCYSKLLNYNLEIGHRNYNLTNYSDDMFFNESSGNNGLQYRQFKFGEYDYTWLRQSWGQSYDGIRQASVMLHSMVEAGTFTAAEVADYKAQARFIRAYLYWLLLRKYGPVPIMPDKGVNYDAPYEQLSTPRSSYDEVVNFISEEMAVAAKDLPLKRDNRNIARPTRGAALATRAKALIYAASPLANGNTEMADFKDDAGRILISQQYSEEKWAKAAAAAKDVIDLNHYRLYIAAPKFKGTTDYPPTIFPPHHPEYSDKNYPEGWANIDPFESYRALFNGDLYAGENPEMIFTRGENQTAEDFGIIALARHQMPQTGGGYNCHGITLKQCDAYAMNDGTPFNRQAILQKYGTNMFVQASEVNNFKPLMANVWKEYANREPRFYASVAYSGTLWTMSSAVNNTADVTNKQIFYYRGENEGMINGDRWLPTGIGMMKYINPKDNATSNGGKIFPKVEITIRYADILLMYAEALNELDGNYNIPAWNGSGSHAISRNISEMKKTISQVRIRAGIPDHDMSVYGSKEELRKKIKRERQIELLGENQRYYDLRRWKDAPVDEAEQIYGYNVLMTKDRAADFYTPIRVPQLQTTFSKKMYFWPIDWDELQKNNRMTQAPGWPSFD; encoded by the coding sequence ATGACGAAAAGACAAATAACATTAGGTATTTTGCTGATAGCAGTGATCCCGGTTCTGAGCTCCTGCAAAAAGTATCTGAACGTAGAACATTACTTCGCCGACCGGCAAAGTGAAGAACGTATTTTCAAAAACAGAGATTATACAGAACAATGGCTGGCCAGTTGTTATAGTAAATTACTGAACTACAACCTTGAGATCGGACACCGGAACTATAATCTTACGAACTACTCGGATGATATGTTCTTTAACGAGTCGAGTGGTAACAATGGTTTGCAATACCGCCAGTTTAAATTCGGGGAGTATGATTATACCTGGCTACGACAGTCCTGGGGACAGTCATACGATGGCATCCGGCAGGCTTCTGTGATGCTGCACAGCATGGTTGAAGCCGGTACCTTCACCGCAGCCGAGGTTGCCGACTACAAGGCTCAGGCCCGGTTTATAAGAGCTTATCTCTATTGGCTGTTACTTCGAAAATACGGCCCCGTACCTATTATGCCTGATAAAGGCGTGAATTATGATGCACCTTATGAACAACTGTCCACACCCCGCAGTTCATACGATGAAGTGGTTAATTTTATATCAGAAGAAATGGCTGTTGCGGCGAAGGATCTTCCTTTAAAACGGGATAACCGAAATATTGCGCGGCCAACCCGCGGTGCTGCCTTAGCTACGCGCGCCAAAGCGCTTATTTATGCGGCCAGTCCTTTAGCGAACGGCAACACCGAAATGGCCGATTTTAAAGATGATGCAGGCCGGATACTCATCAGCCAGCAATACAGCGAAGAAAAGTGGGCTAAAGCAGCGGCAGCCGCTAAAGATGTAATCGACCTGAATCATTACCGCTTATACATAGCAGCTCCTAAGTTTAAAGGTACAACCGACTATCCGCCTACCATTTTTCCTCCGCATCACCCGGAATATTCAGATAAGAACTACCCCGAAGGATGGGCAAATATAGATCCTTTTGAATCTTACCGGGCTTTATTCAATGGCGATCTGTACGCGGGCGAGAACCCTGAAATGATCTTTACCCGGGGTGAAAACCAAACAGCAGAGGATTTTGGAATAATTGCCCTGGCCAGGCATCAGATGCCGCAAACTGGTGGCGGTTATAACTGTCATGGCATTACCTTGAAACAATGCGACGCTTACGCCATGAATGATGGCACGCCTTTTAACCGGCAGGCTATACTTCAAAAGTACGGCACTAATATGTTTGTACAGGCCAGTGAAGTCAACAACTTCAAACCCCTGATGGCCAACGTATGGAAGGAGTACGCCAACCGGGAGCCACGCTTTTATGCCTCAGTTGCCTATAGTGGTACATTATGGACTATGTCAAGCGCTGTTAACAATACCGCAGATGTTACCAATAAGCAAATCTTTTACTACCGTGGTGAAAATGAGGGTATGATCAACGGGGACCGTTGGTTGCCTACAGGTATCGGGATGATGAAATATATAAATCCAAAAGACAATGCTACCAGCAATGGGGGTAAGATCTTTCCTAAGGTAGAAATTACCATTCGTTATGCAGATATTTTGCTGATGTATGCAGAAGCATTGAATGAATTGGATGGCAACTATAATATTCCCGCCTGGAACGGTAGTGGCTCTCATGCCATCTCAAGGAATATTTCGGAAATGAAAAAAACGATTTCCCAGGTACGCATCCGCGCAGGAATTCCCGATCATGACATGTCTGTATATGGAAGTAAAGAAGAGCTGCGTAAAAAAATAAAACGGGAGCGCCAGATTGAACTGCTGGGCGAGAACCAGCGCTATTATGACCTGAGACGCTGGAAAGATGCCCCTGTTGATGAAGCAGAGCAGATATATGGCTACAATGTATTGATGACTAAAGACAGAGCAGCCGATTTTTATACGCCAATACGGGTACCACAGTTACAAACTACATTTTCGAAAAAAATGTATTTCTGGCCAATCGATTGGGATGAATTGCAAAAAAACAATCGGATGACCCAGGCACCAGGCTGGCCATCTTTCGATTAA
- a CDS encoding DUF4973 domain-containing protein yields the protein MKKLYIGTAIAALAFGFSACNNEWKDELYTQMVSLKARIGNEGVSEVYLRYNKNGEVIYNLPVIVSGSQSSHQDMYVKIEVDPDTLTIFNKEKYQQRTDLYFKQLPDQFYQLTSPTCFVPKGSITENYPIKFKFENLDLVERYVLPLTIKDDPSYISNYRKGWRKALLYIRPFNDFSGNYASTSMNVYLDGQNSNPLVSSTRTAWVVDDRSVFFYAGVFEERSEARADYKIVMDFSEPVAQPDGTKTGTLNVYAPSNSINFELTAPATYQLREVVDPTRKNLVMQYCTVNLKYKYDDISSVPGKRTRYRADGAMTMARQKNILIPDEDQAIQW from the coding sequence ATGAAAAAATTATACATAGGCACCGCAATAGCAGCACTGGCTTTTGGTTTTAGTGCCTGCAACAACGAATGGAAAGATGAACTCTATACTCAAATGGTATCGTTGAAAGCCAGAATAGGAAACGAGGGGGTATCGGAAGTGTATCTCCGGTATAATAAAAACGGAGAGGTAATTTATAACCTGCCTGTTATTGTGAGTGGGTCACAATCCAGTCACCAGGATATGTACGTAAAAATAGAAGTAGACCCTGATACACTTACTATTTTTAATAAAGAAAAATACCAGCAACGTACAGACCTTTACTTTAAACAATTACCGGATCAGTTCTACCAGCTAACTTCGCCTACCTGCTTTGTGCCTAAAGGCTCAATTACTGAAAATTATCCTATTAAGTTTAAGTTTGAAAACCTCGACCTGGTAGAGCGCTATGTATTGCCATTAACCATAAAAGACGATCCGTCCTACATCTCCAACTATCGAAAAGGATGGAGAAAAGCGCTGTTATACATCAGGCCATTCAACGATTTTTCAGGAAATTACGCGTCTACTTCCATGAATGTATATCTTGATGGACAGAATTCAAACCCCCTGGTGTCAAGCACAAGAACAGCCTGGGTGGTGGACGACAGATCGGTTTTCTTTTATGCCGGTGTTTTCGAGGAGCGTTCAGAAGCTCGTGCCGATTATAAAATAGTGATGGATTTTTCAGAACCCGTGGCCCAGCCTGATGGAACAAAAACCGGCACCTTAAATGTGTACGCGCCCAGCAACTCCATCAATTTTGAGCTTACAGCTCCCGCAACCTACCAGCTTCGTGAAGTAGTAGACCCTACCCGTAAAAACCTGGTGATGCAATATTGCACCGTGAACCTAAAATATAAATATGATGATATCAGCAGCGTTCCCGGGAAAAGGACAAGGTACAGGGCGGACGGTGCAATGACAATGGCCCGTCAGAAAAATATACTGATACCCGATGAGGATCAGGCGATACAATGGTAG
- a CDS encoding Gfo/Idh/MocA family protein, whose protein sequence is MERRSFIKSTGLLAGGTLMGGVESFAQHQSKIIKIGVVGCGDRGKGMMHVIQNLKDRFRITAICDVLDFRLDEARKITKEAPVAAYKDYHKLMNDQNIDAVVVAVPLNMHYPVAEAVLKADKHLYLEKTMTFDIAQALKLVQLSKERPKQVVQVGHQYRYSPLYYKVKDMIANGVLGKVNQIDCRWDRNGTWRRPVPDPSLERQINWRMYKEYSGGLVAELLSHQIDFINWAFDTHPTEFHSTGGIDIFKDGRETYDNVQVMFRYPEAGIIGNFGSTCGNAYDGYLFKIKGTKGSISLLTDKGVFYPEKNAGPKNEIVDGVTGASKITWNKDGGAPILPEPTKDGTWYALIDFHKAVKSGTLPDSNVFTGARTAICVHLANQALYNKEIQYWKKAYSELDA, encoded by the coding sequence ATGGAAAGAAGATCTTTTATAAAAAGTACCGGGCTATTAGCCGGTGGAACCTTAATGGGAGGTGTGGAATCCTTCGCCCAACATCAATCAAAGATTATAAAAATTGGCGTTGTCGGTTGCGGCGACAGGGGCAAGGGCATGATGCATGTGATACAGAACCTGAAAGATAGATTCAGGATTACGGCTATATGTGATGTACTCGACTTCAGGCTGGATGAGGCACGTAAAATAACAAAAGAAGCGCCTGTGGCAGCTTACAAAGACTATCACAAGCTAATGAATGATCAAAATATAGACGCTGTAGTGGTAGCAGTGCCGCTTAATATGCATTACCCGGTAGCAGAGGCGGTTTTGAAGGCCGACAAACATCTGTATCTCGAAAAAACAATGACCTTTGATATCGCACAGGCTTTGAAACTTGTACAGCTTTCCAAAGAACGTCCGAAGCAGGTAGTACAAGTTGGCCACCAGTATCGTTATTCACCGCTTTATTATAAAGTAAAGGATATGATAGCCAATGGTGTATTAGGCAAAGTGAACCAGATAGATTGTCGTTGGGACAGGAATGGTACCTGGCGCAGGCCTGTGCCAGATCCTTCGCTGGAGCGGCAGATTAACTGGAGAATGTATAAAGAATACTCGGGAGGATTAGTTGCTGAATTATTATCACACCAGATCGATTTTATTAACTGGGCTTTTGATACGCATCCCACCGAGTTCCATTCAACCGGCGGTATCGACATTTTTAAAGACGGTCGCGAAACCTATGACAATGTACAGGTCATGTTCCGTTATCCCGAAGCAGGCATTATCGGGAATTTTGGTTCTACCTGCGGCAACGCCTATGATGGTTATTTATTTAAAATAAAAGGAACAAAAGGTTCCATATCCTTGCTGACAGATAAAGGTGTCTTTTACCCCGAGAAAAATGCGGGACCTAAAAATGAGATTGTTGACGGGGTAACAGGCGCTTCAAAAATCACCTGGAATAAGGATGGTGGTGCACCTATTCTGCCAGAACCTACTAAAGATGGTACCTGGTATGCTTTAATAGATTTTCATAAAGCCGTAAAATCCGGAACTTTACCAGATTCTAACGTTTTCACCGGAGCCAGAACCGCTATATGTGTGCACCTCGCCAACCAGGCCTTATATAATAAGGAAATTCAATACTGGAAGAAAGCATATTCAGAATTGGATGCCTAA
- a CDS encoding GNAT family N-acetyltransferase, with protein sequence MEHIKTCRVTISDIPALMEIGRKTFQETFATSNTPEDMEKYLAESFSENKLSKELNNENSLFYFALLNDCVTGYLKVNRGISQTELQDECSLEIERIYVLQEFQGKKIGQALYEKAIELAVQYKAEYVWLGVWEENKRALSFYQKNGFVAFNQHIFKLGNDEQTDIMMKKILTTE encoded by the coding sequence ATGGAACACATAAAAACCTGTAGGGTAACAATAAGTGATATCCCTGCATTGATGGAAATAGGAAGAAAAACCTTTCAGGAAACTTTTGCTACGAGTAATACGCCGGAGGATATGGAAAAGTACCTGGCAGAGAGTTTCTCGGAAAACAAATTGAGCAAGGAACTCAATAATGAAAATTCGCTGTTTTATTTCGCACTATTGAATGACTGCGTAACCGGGTACCTTAAAGTTAACCGGGGTATATCTCAGACAGAACTGCAGGATGAATGCAGTTTGGAAATTGAAAGAATTTATGTGTTACAGGAGTTTCAGGGTAAAAAAATAGGACAGGCATTGTATGAAAAAGCGATAGAATTGGCTGTTCAATACAAGGCAGAATATGTGTGGCTGGGCGTTTGGGAAGAAAACAAAAGGGCGCTAAGCTTTTATCAGAAGAATGGCTTTGTAGCTTTTAACCAGCATATTTTTAAACTTGGCAATGATGAGCAGACGGATATCATGATGAAAAAGATCCTGACTACAGAATAA
- a CDS encoding FMN-binding negative transcriptional regulator, translating to MYTPNHYKFSNNQEMIAFMKRYSFATIVTNIDQKPVATQLPFVIKDNGDRLSLSSHFARANEQALYIDKQQSLIIFSEPHAYISPAHYDKKDSVPTWDYMAVHAYGIATTIEDEAGKLKLLEQMIGFYEPAYQGQWNELPDKFKNGMLKGIVAFELEVTELQGQKKLSQNKTAAERQRIIEQLQHSDSGVARDIAAYIREVDS from the coding sequence ATGTATACGCCCAACCATTATAAGTTTAGCAATAACCAGGAGATGATTGCTTTTATGAAACGTTACTCTTTCGCAACTATTGTTACCAATATTGATCAAAAACCGGTAGCTACACAGCTACCTTTTGTCATAAAGGATAACGGAGACCGGCTATCATTGAGTTCACATTTTGCCCGGGCAAACGAGCAGGCTTTATATATTGATAAACAGCAGTCCTTAATTATCTTTTCTGAACCCCACGCCTATATTTCTCCGGCTCATTATGATAAAAAAGATAGTGTTCCTACCTGGGATTATATGGCGGTACATGCTTACGGGATAGCTACCACAATTGAAGATGAAGCCGGTAAATTGAAGCTATTGGAGCAGATGATAGGATTTTATGAGCCCGCTTACCAGGGGCAATGGAACGAATTACCAGATAAATTTAAAAATGGAATGCTAAAAGGAATCGTTGCTTTTGAATTGGAAGTAACAGAACTGCAGGGTCAGAAAAAGCTGAGCCAGAATAAAACTGCAGCTGAAAGACAAAGAATCATTGAGCAATTGCAGCACAGCGATTCTGGTGTAGCAAGAGATATTGCGGCCTATATAAGAGAAGTAGATTCCTAA
- a CDS encoding VOC family protein, with amino-acid sequence MQKIIPHLWFDKQALEAADLYTSVFPQSQITHASVIRGTPSGDCDIVHFTLWNQAFIAINAGPLFRFNPSMSFIINYDPLSFDGTPEEQESAARESLEKAWQQLMDGGKALMPIGEYSFSRQYGWVQDKYGLSWQLMLTDPSGATRPSIVPSLIFTGKTLGRAEEAIHFYCSIFKNSEQGMLVHYSEGMDPDKAGTVMFADFKLEDTWMAAMDSAHQHGFEFNESVSMMVTCEDQAEIDYYWNQLSAIPESEQCGWLKDKFGFSWQITSAEMENLMRNGSPEQLDRITRSFLSMKKIDIAAIKAAAEG; translated from the coding sequence ATGCAGAAGATTATTCCACACCTTTGGTTCGATAAGCAGGCTCTTGAAGCTGCCGATCTTTATACTTCTGTTTTTCCGCAATCGCAGATCACTCACGCATCTGTGATTCGGGGTACACCCTCTGGTGATTGCGATATCGTTCACTTCACGCTTTGGAACCAAGCATTTATAGCCATCAATGCGGGACCTCTTTTCAGGTTTAACCCGTCTATGTCTTTTATCATCAATTATGATCCCTTATCTTTTGACGGGACTCCGGAAGAACAGGAGAGCGCCGCACGTGAAAGCTTGGAAAAAGCATGGCAACAATTAATGGATGGAGGCAAAGCGTTAATGCCAATAGGAGAATATTCCTTCAGTCGGCAGTATGGTTGGGTACAGGATAAGTATGGGCTTAGCTGGCAGTTGATGCTCACTGATCCATCCGGCGCTACCCGGCCATCCATCGTACCTTCATTAATATTCACCGGGAAGACCTTAGGGAGAGCTGAGGAAGCCATTCATTTTTACTGCTCTATATTTAAAAACTCGGAACAAGGTATGCTCGTCCACTATAGCGAGGGAATGGACCCGGATAAAGCCGGAACGGTTATGTTTGCTGATTTTAAACTGGAGGACACTTGGATGGCAGCTATGGATAGCGCTCATCAGCACGGTTTTGAATTTAATGAATCAGTTTCAATGATGGTAACCTGTGAAGACCAGGCAGAGATCGACTATTACTGGAACCAATTATCTGCCATTCCCGAATCGGAGCAGTGCGGCTGGTTAAAAGACAAATTCGGCTTTAGTTGGCAGATCACTTCTGCAGAAATGGAAAACCTGATGAGAAATGGTAGCCCCGAACAATTGGACCGTATTACCAGGTCCTTCCTTTCAATGAAAAAGATTGATATTGCTGCGATAAAAGCAGCAGCTGAAGGGTAA